GCGAGCAGCGCGGCGTAGATGATGCCGATCACGCCCAGCGCCAGCGCCCACGGCGCGAACCACTTCGACGCCTCCGGGAACATCGGCAGGCAGTACCGCAGGATGCCGAACGTGCCGACCTTGTCCAGCACGCCGACGAGCAGCGCGGCGGCGCCGGCCGGGGCCGCCCCACCGGCGTCCGGCAGCCAGGTGTGGAACGGGAAGAACGGCGCCTTGATGGCGAACGCGACGAAGAAGCCGAGGAACAGCCAACGCTCGGTGCCGGTGGAGATGTCCGCCTGCACCAGGGTCTGCCAGTCGAAGGTCTTCCCGCCGACCACCCAGAGGCCGATCACGGCGGCCAGCATGAACAGCCCGCCGACCAGGGAGTAGAGGAAGAACTTCACCGCCGCGTACTGGCGTCGGTGGCTGCCGTAGCTGCCGATGATGAAGTACATCGGCACCAGCATGACCTCGAAGAACACGTAGAACAGGAACACGTCGGCGGCGGCGAAGACGCCGATCATGGTGCTCTCCAGCACCAGCAGCAGCGCGAAGTAGACCGGGACGGACCGCTTGGACTGCTCCGCGTCGTGCCAGGAGGCCAGGATCACCAGCGGCACCAGCACCGCGATCAGCATCAGCATGACCAGCGCGATGCCGTCGGCGGCGAAGGTGAACTTCGCGTCCCACTGCGGGATCCAGGTGTAGGACTCGCGGAACTGGAACCGCTCGCCCCCGGTCTTGAAGGCCACCCACATGACCACGGTCAGCGCCAGCACCGCCAGCGACCAGACGAAGGCGACCTGCTTGGCGAAGTCGGGCCGGTCACGCGGCAGGAAGACCACGATCAGCGCGCCGACCAGCGGCGCCACGGTCAGCACCGAGAGGAAGGGGAAGTCGGACATTATGCGGCCTTACCTCCGTCGTTACTGCGCGATCCGCCGGCAGCGGCGGCCGGGAAGAGGTCGATCACGCGAACCACCCCGCCTGTACGGCCAGGAACGCGGCCACCACCAGCAGCGCGCCGGTGAGGATCGACGTCGCGTACGACCGGACGAAGCCGGTCTGCAGCCGCCGGAGCCGGGCCGAGCCGCCGCCCACGCCCGCGGCCAGACCGTTCACCAGGCCGTCGATGCCCCGGTTGTCCAGGAAGACGAGCGCCCGGGTCAGGAAGACGCCCGGCTTCTCGAAGACCGCCTCGTTGACCGCGTCGGTGTAGAGGTTGCGCCGGGCGGCGGTGACCAGCACCCCGGCCGGCTGCGGCGTGGTGGCGGTGCCGTTGCGGAACAGCATCCAGGCCAGCCCGGCGCCGAGCACCGTGACCAGCAGGGAGAGGATCGTGATGACGGTGTGCGACAGCACCGCGTGGTGACCCTCCTCCTGGCCGCCGAGCCCGGCGGTGGCCTCCAGCCAGTCCGGCACCGACGTGGCGAGCAGGAAACCGGCGCCGACCGAGCCGACCGCCAGCAGGATCAGCGGAATCGTCATCAGGGCCGGCGACTCGTGCGGGTGCTCGATGTCCTCGGTCCACCGCTTCGGGCCGTGGAAGGTGAGCACGAACAACCGGGTCATGTAGAAGGCGGTGAGCCCCGCGCCGAGCAGCGCCGCCCCGCCGAACAGCCAGGCCGTCCAGTCCTCCCGCTCGAACGCGGCCACGATGATCGGCTCCTTGGAGAAGAAGCCGGAGAACGGGAACATGCCGATGATGGCGAGCCAGCCCATCATGAACGTGATCCAGGTGACCTTCATGTACTTCGAGAGCCCGCCGAAGCGGCGGATGTCCACCTGGTCCTTCATGCCGTGCATGACCGAACCGGCCCCGAGGAACATGTTGGCCTTGAAGAAGCCGTGCGCCAGCAGGTGCACGATGGCCAGCGCGTACGCCGCGCCGCCCAGCCCGACGCCGAGGAACATGTAGCCGATCTGGCTGACCGTGGACCAGGCCAGCACCCGCTTGATGTCGTCCTTGGCGGAGCCGATGACGCAGCCCAGCAGCAGGGTGAGCGCGCCGACGCTGACCACCACGAGCTGGAGCGTCCCGTTGGCGGAGAACACCGGGTTGGACCGGGCGATCAGGTACACGCCGGCGGTGACCATGGTGGCGGCGTGGATGAGCGCCGACACCGGGGTCGGGCCCTCCATCGCGTCCGGCAGCCACGCCTGGAGCGGGAACTGGCCGGACTTGCCGGTCGCGCCGAGCAGCAGCAGCAGGCCCAGCGCCAGGACGGTGCCGCCGGCCAGGCCGGTGACGCCGTTGAAGACCTCGTCGTACTGGGTGGTGCCCAGGGTGGCGAACATGATGAAGATGCCGATGGCCAGGCCGGCGTCGCCGACCCGGTTCATCAGGAACGCCTTCTTGCCGGCCGTCGCCGCGCTCGGCCGGTCCGACCAGAAGCTGATCAGCAGGTACGACGCCAGACCGACGCCCTCCCAGCCGAAGTAGAGCATCACGTAGTTGTTGCCGAGCACCAGCAGCAGCATGGCGGCGACGAACAGGTTGAAGTACGCGAAGAACCGTCGCCGGCCCGGGTCGTGCGCCATGTACTCGACCGCGTACAGGTGGATCAGGAAGCCCACCCCGGTGATCAGCAGGACGAAGACCGCGGCCAGCGGGTCGAACAGCAGGCCGAAGTCCACCCGGAGGTCACCGACGGTGATGAAGTCCCAGAGGCTCAGCTCGACGGACTTGTTCTCCAGGCCGCGCAGCTGGAAGAAGTAGCTGAGACCCAGCACGAACGCGGCCCCGATCGCGGCCACCCCGAGCCAGTGCCCCCAGCGGTCGGCCCGCCGCCCGAGCAGCAGCAGGATCGCCGCGCTGACCAGCGGGACGGCCACCAGCAGCCAGACGCTGCCGAGGAGACCCGTGGCCTCTGCGTAACGCACAGTCTCTTCCACTGCGTCGGCCCCTTAGTACTTGAGCAGGTTGGCGTCGTCGACGCTCGCCGAGCGTCGAGTCCGGAAGATCGACATGATGATCGCGAGCCCGACGACGACCTCGGCGGCGGCCACCACCATCACGAAGAAGGCCATGATCTGGCCGTTCAGGTCGCCGTTGATCCGGCTGAACGTGACCAGGGTCAGGTTGGCCGCGTTGAGCATCAGCTCGACGCACATGAACAGCACGATCGCGTTGCGCCGGACGAGCACCCCGACCGCGCCGATGGTGAACAGCACCGCGGCCAGGATTAGGTAGTAGTCAGGGGTCATCGGTCCGTCCCCTTCAGGATGGTTTCCTCGGCCGTCATCTCCCGCACCGGCATGATCTCGGAGATGCCGCGGTCGGTCAGCCGGCCGTCGGGCAGGAGGGCCGGGGTGGCCACCGAGGAGGAGGTGGCGAAGACACCGGGGCCGGGCTTCGGGCCGGGGTAGTTGCCGGGCCGGAAGCGGGCCTTCATGGTCGCGATCTGGTCGACCTTGTCCTCCCGGCGCCGCTCGACGTGCGCCAGCACCATCGCGCCCACCGCGGCGGTGATCAGCAGCGCCGAGGTCAGCTCGAAGGCGAAGACGTACTTGGTGAACAGCAGCTCGGCGATGCCCTGGACGTTGCCGCCGGCGTTGGCCTCCTCCAGGCCGACCGGGGTGGTGCCGTCCAGCGCGCGGGACAGGCCACCGGCGACCAGGCCGGCGAAGCCCAGCCCGAGCAGGATCGCCGCCACCCGCTGCCCGCGCAGCGTCTCGATCAGCGAGTCCGAGGCGTCCCGGCCGACCAGCATCAGCACGAACAGGAACAGCATCATGATCGCGCCGGTGTAGACGATGATCTGCACCATGCCGATGAACGGCCCGGCCTGCAGGACGTAGAAGACGCCGAGGCAGAGCATGGTCAGCACCAGCCACAGCGCCGAGTGCACCGCGTTACGCGCCCAGAGCATGCCGATCGCGCCGAGCAACGCCAGCGGGGCGAGGATCCAGAAGGTGACCTCCTCGCCGCCGGAGACCTCGCCCGCCGCGGCCAGCACCGTAGACGTGGTCATGCCGTGTCTCCCTTGCCCGCTTCGGCCCGCTGGGCGGCCTGCTCGGCGCCGGGGAAGGTGACCCCCGGGTGGTCGTCGAGCGCGTACCGGCCGGGGCCCATCGGGGAGCGTTCCGCCCCGGCCGAGGTGCCCGGGTTCTCCAGCGCGCCGACGTAGTAGTCCTTCTCGCTGTCACCCAGCCGCATCGGGTGCGGCGGCTGCTCCATGCCGGGCAGCAGCGGCGCGAGGAGCTGCTCCTTGGTGAAGATCAGATCCTGCCGGTTGTCCCGGGCCAGCTCGTACTCGTTGCTCATGGTGAGCGAACGGGTCGGGCAGGCCTCGATGCAGAGCCCGCAGAAGATGCAACGGGCGTAGTTGATCTGGTAGATGCTGGCGTACCGCTCACCCGGGGAGAACCGCTGCTCCTCGGTGTTGTCGCCGCCCTCGACGTAGATCGCGTCCGCCGGGCAGGCCCACGCGCACAGCTCGCAGCCGATGCACTTCTCCAGCCCGTCCGGGTGCCGGTTGAGGATGTGCCGCCCGTGGTAGCGCGGCGCCGGGGTCGGTGGCTTGAACGGGTAGTCGGTCGTGACGACCTTCCTGAACATGTGCGAGAAGGTGACGCCGAAGCCCTTGAACGTTCCGGTGATCCCGCCCACGTCACACCTCCTTCGGGTCGGAGCTGGCGCCGACGTTGGCCGGCTCCCGCTCGGCCACCACCCGCCGGGTACGCGGGCTCGGTGGCACTTGCAGGTCCATGGGGGGTACCGGGAAGCTGCCGTGCGGCCGACGGTCGACGACCTCCTGCGGGGTCAGCTTCCGCTCCGGCTTCCGGTTCGGCCAGAACAGCAGCGCCAGCAGCGTCACGCCGCCGAGGACCGCCACCCCGTAACGCAGGCCGGGGGTCATGATCTCCCACTTGCGCATGGTGGCCAGCACCAGGATCCAGAGCAGACTGACCGGCAGCAGGACCTTCCAGCCCAGCCGCATGAACTGGTCGTACCGCAGCCGGGGCAGGGTGCCGCGCAGCCAGACGAAGACGAAGACCAGCAGGACCACCTTGCCGAAGAACCACAGCATCGGCCACCAACCGGAGTTGGCGCCCGCCCAGAACGTGGTGATCGGCGCGGGGGCCCGCCAGCCGCCGAGGAACAGCGTCACGGTGAACGCCGACATGGTCACCATGGCGACGTACTCGGAGAGCATGAAGAGCGCGAACTTCAGCGAGCTGTACTCGGTCTGGAACCCGGCGACCAGCTCGGACTCCGCCTCGGGCAGGTCGAACGGCGCCCGGTTGGTCTCCCCGACGATCCCGATGAAGAAGATCACGAAGCTGGGGAACAGCAGCAGGGCGTACCAGCCGGGGGCGGAGAACTCCTGCCCGAACACGTTGAGCTGGGTGCCGCTGGCCTGGGCGGCGACGATCCCGCTGGTCGACATCGTGCCGGCGGTCATGAAGACCGCGACGACGCTCAGCCCGAGCGTCACCTCGTACGAGATGAGCTGGGCGGTGGAGCGGAGCCCGCCGAGCAGCGGGTACGTCGAGCCGGAGGCCCAGCCGCCCAGCACGATGCCGTAGACCGCCAGCGAGGACAGGGCCAGCACCACCAGCACCGCCACCGACACGTCGGTGACCTGGAGCGGCGTCCGGTGACCGAAGATGCTCACCATCGGACCGAACGGGATCACCGACATGGCGGTGACCGCGCAGATCACCGAGACGGCCGGGGCGAAGAAGTAGACGACCCGGTCGGCCGCCTTCGGGAGGATGTCCTCCTTGAAGGCCAGCTTGAGGCCGTCGGCGAGGGTCTGGAGCAGACCGAGCGGGCCGATCTGGTTCGGGCCCGGCCGGACCTGCATGTAGCCCACGACCCGCCGCTCGAACCAGACGCCGAGCAGGGTGGCGAGCACACACACGACGAAGGCGAACAGGACCTTGATCAGGACCAGCCACCACGGGTCCTGGCCGAAGTCGGCGAGCGTCGGATCCTGCGCGAGGTAGACCGCGTTCACTGG
The sequence above is a segment of the Micromonospora sp. WMMD882 genome. Coding sequences within it:
- a CDS encoding NADH-quinone oxidoreductase subunit J → MTTSTVLAAAGEVSGGEEVTFWILAPLALLGAIGMLWARNAVHSALWLVLTMLCLGVFYVLQAGPFIGMVQIIVYTGAIMMLFLFVLMLVGRDASDSLIETLRGQRVAAILLGLGFAGLVAGGLSRALDGTTPVGLEEANAGGNVQGIAELLFTKYVFAFELTSALLITAAVGAMVLAHVERRREDKVDQIATMKARFRPGNYPGPKPGPGVFATSSSVATPALLPDGRLTDRGISEIMPVREMTAEETILKGTDR
- the nuoI gene encoding NADH-quinone oxidoreductase subunit NuoI, which codes for MGGITGTFKGFGVTFSHMFRKVVTTDYPFKPPTPAPRYHGRHILNRHPDGLEKCIGCELCAWACPADAIYVEGGDNTEEQRFSPGERYASIYQINYARCIFCGLCIEACPTRSLTMSNEYELARDNRQDLIFTKEQLLAPLLPGMEQPPHPMRLGDSEKDYYVGALENPGTSAGAERSPMGPGRYALDDHPGVTFPGAEQAAQRAEAGKGDTA
- a CDS encoding NADH-quinone oxidoreductase subunit M — its product is MSDFPFLSVLTVAPLVGALIVVFLPRDRPDFAKQVAFVWSLAVLALTVVMWVAFKTGGERFQFRESYTWIPQWDAKFTFAADGIALVMLMLIAVLVPLVILASWHDAEQSKRSVPVYFALLLVLESTMIGVFAAADVFLFYVFFEVMLVPMYFIIGSYGSHRRQYAAVKFFLYSLVGGLFMLAAVIGLWVVGGKTFDWQTLVQADISTGTERWLFLGFFVAFAIKAPFFPFHTWLPDAGGAAPAGAAALLVGVLDKVGTFGILRYCLPMFPEASKWFAPWALALGVIGIIYAALLAVGQNDLKRLVSYTSIAHFGFIGVGIFAFTTQAGTGAVLYMVNHGLATGLLFLVVGMLVARRGSALISDFGGAGKLVPVLAGVLFFAGLASLALPGTAPFVSEFLVLIGTFTVNKPVAVIATLGIILAAAYVLWMVQRTTQGTLNPALTEVEGMRRDLNLREKVVVAPLIALIVLLGFYPKPLTDVINPAVQATMQDVGSTDPAPTVGSVQEAAK
- the nuoL gene encoding NADH-quinone oxidoreductase subunit L: MEETVRYAEATGLLGSVWLLVAVPLVSAAILLLLGRRADRWGHWLGVAAIGAAFVLGLSYFFQLRGLENKSVELSLWDFITVGDLRVDFGLLFDPLAAVFVLLITGVGFLIHLYAVEYMAHDPGRRRFFAYFNLFVAAMLLLVLGNNYVMLYFGWEGVGLASYLLISFWSDRPSAATAGKKAFLMNRVGDAGLAIGIFIMFATLGTTQYDEVFNGVTGLAGGTVLALGLLLLLGATGKSGQFPLQAWLPDAMEGPTPVSALIHAATMVTAGVYLIARSNPVFSANGTLQLVVVSVGALTLLLGCVIGSAKDDIKRVLAWSTVSQIGYMFLGVGLGGAAYALAIVHLLAHGFFKANMFLGAGSVMHGMKDQVDIRRFGGLSKYMKVTWITFMMGWLAIIGMFPFSGFFSKEPIIVAAFEREDWTAWLFGGAALLGAGLTAFYMTRLFVLTFHGPKRWTEDIEHPHESPALMTIPLILLAVGSVGAGFLLATSVPDWLEATAGLGGQEEGHHAVLSHTVITILSLLVTVLGAGLAWMLFRNGTATTPQPAGVLVTAARRNLYTDAVNEAVFEKPGVFLTRALVFLDNRGIDGLVNGLAAGVGGGSARLRRLQTGFVRSYATSILTGALLVVAAFLAVQAGWFA
- the nuoK gene encoding NADH-quinone oxidoreductase subunit NuoK, with product MTPDYYLILAAVLFTIGAVGVLVRRNAIVLFMCVELMLNAANLTLVTFSRINGDLNGQIMAFFVMVVAAAEVVVGLAIIMSIFRTRRSASVDDANLLKY
- the nuoH gene encoding NADH-quinone oxidoreductase subunit NuoH, producing the protein MNAVYLAQDPTLADFGQDPWWLVLIKVLFAFVVCVLATLLGVWFERRVVGYMQVRPGPNQIGPLGLLQTLADGLKLAFKEDILPKAADRVVYFFAPAVSVICAVTAMSVIPFGPMVSIFGHRTPLQVTDVSVAVLVVLALSSLAVYGIVLGGWASGSTYPLLGGLRSTAQLISYEVTLGLSVVAVFMTAGTMSTSGIVAAQASGTQLNVFGQEFSAPGWYALLLFPSFVIFFIGIVGETNRAPFDLPEAESELVAGFQTEYSSLKFALFMLSEYVAMVTMSAFTVTLFLGGWRAPAPITTFWAGANSGWWPMLWFFGKVVLLVFVFVWLRGTLPRLRYDQFMRLGWKVLLPVSLLWILVLATMRKWEIMTPGLRYGVAVLGGVTLLALLFWPNRKPERKLTPQEVVDRRPHGSFPVPPMDLQVPPSPRTRRVVAEREPANVGASSDPKEV